Sequence from the Thunnus maccoyii chromosome 11, fThuMac1.1, whole genome shotgun sequence genome:
TTGTTTGTTATCCAGTCTAGTTATCCAAACAAGTAGCAAAGCCATTTGAATGAGATACATttacaaagtaataaaaattattataaacataatttgtatCAGCATGTCAGAGATTAAGGGCTCTGAGAGTAATCAGTAAAGTTTTAAAGTCAATCCTAAATCTCAAAAAGTAGCCAGTGACTGCCCACAGATTAGGTTAACTGCCTGGCAGCAGCATTTTGTAGACGGAGGCAGGAGATGGTCTTAGAATAGAATAGTTACAGTGATCTAGCCAAGTcgatatgaacacatgaattacCATTTCAAAGTCagcaaaagacagaaatgacagGAATGCAAAGGACAGTTACACACACCAAGATTACAGGCACCATGCTAGACAGAATTTTGGGGGTCATATGAGCTTTTCTCTCGGATGTTCTCTCATATCCATTACTTAACATTTGATAAACAGAGTAGAATGTGAGACCAGCCGCACTCATTGCTGGGTTTTAAAAGTGAAGACCTGAGAATCATCAGCATAGTGTTAATTAATAGTTGtgaattttgtgtttgtgaatgatTTAGTAATATAATTTTTTGGGATGTCTGGAATGTCTCTTTATTGTGGGTTAGTTTCTGCTGTGTTTccctgaatgtttttttttctctgtgattaTTCTGAATCTAACTCAGACATGTAGTTTCCAAACCTGTCTGTTTGGGAGAAGTGGGTGATTGCACATCACACTGCATGTCCTCACTGTAGTCTGGTTTATTTGCCTCCTCAGAGTTCGACAAATCACATTGTGGGGGCTCATTCTCTGTGGGTTCTCTGACTACATCTGCATCAGCTTCTTTGTCCTTGCTAGCATGATGGACAGGCTCAGTATTCACATCCAGATGTGAGGGAGGCTCAGGACcaggagagaaaagaggttTGTCTGCATTCTTCCCtaaacatgaaacacaaagaagaaaataaattgcaGAAAAAGAATGCTATTAGAGATGAAATCATACAGAAGCAGAAGTTGAGAGTCAAACAGTCCAGGTAAGTAGTGTTGAACTTACTTAAATCAATAGTTGATCAACATAAAATGGATGATTATCACTTTTAATTATGGACTtatattttagtcatttataaagcaaaaatgacaaatattcaCTAGTTTCATAACCAGTGAGTACTTGCTGCTTTTGTCTGGCCTATCTAAttgttaattgatttttttacatgttagagatacaatgattaattgattaatctataaaaggagaaaataatcaaaagattAAGTGATATGAAAATAAGTATTAGTTGCAGCATTAGCTAACAATAAcctttctgtgtgtctgctggaaATTTTGAGGGGAAAATCTGTCCACCATTGTCTGCCTCAAAACGCTTTCTAATTTCCATGACAGACCCTGGAAAGAGTGAAcagttaaaaccagtaaaattaATTGGCTGCACCCTTTATACCATGTAACAGTTATAATAACAACATTTGTGTTGGTGTAACCTTTTTTTGTCAACCAATCAGATACTTCTTgtgctgtaaaagaaaaaaaagaagataggaattaaacataaaatgattACTGATTCATTCCGTAATAGTTTCAGTCAGTTATGATTTGTGTCACATGTCATTCCCTGAAATTATCTAAATTTCATCACTCTATTCTCTACTCATAAGCACAATTCTTGATATTTATGTTAGTCCTAAAAGGCAATGTGAGGCATCCACAAGccaaatatttacatacaatgaaggttttattattatcatttaaaattatttgatacaaattttgttttttgcactCCTGATCAGGGCTTAACAGCAGATAAATGACattcagagagaaaatgacaatgCAAAATGTTCTTTATCCATTATTAGAAATATATTCCTTATTTGCTTGCCCATGTTTTTGCCACTGTGACAgcacatatttaaatgtttcttagCAAAAGTGAAAGTTGTTATAAACCTGCCTATAGCCTAAAACAGGAACATAAAACAACCCAAATCAGAAAGTATAACATTCAGCATCCTTTACCTTTTTCAGTGTCTGGATCTGAGTATTTGGCTTCTTTGTGTTCACTAGCAGAGTCATTAGGCTCCGTTTGGACCAATGAGCGAAGTAGCTGTTTAGAGGGAAGTGTGGGTGCTCTGTCAAGGAATGGCTGATTTTCCTCAATCTCAGATGCCTTGTTATCTGACCCTGACAAAGAAATTGACAAATTTTTCACATGAAAGCCATGGACTGCATCATTTTGAATGACATAATGCATCAATACCCATTATGAATCCTCAAtataataaattacaaataattcattataaatcaaatgttttggggttttggtcagttagtctgacaaaacaagcaaatctGAAGACaacttgtgatgggcattttgttattttctggcattttgtAAACCTGTGAATTAATCTCAATAAAATGGTCAGGTGaattgatgataaaaaaaaatcgtTACTTGCAGCCCTACATCTGAGACTGACCAATGAAAACAGAGTATCGTACCTTCCATTCTCCGTTCTCCTGGTGACTGTTCTAAATcacctctttttcctttttcacagcaTGCTGGAAGAGCAAGAGGACAGGGAAAGACGAAAAGAAACagtatgttttagttttataCAAAATGTCTGCACATAAATGCTTTTGTCTACACACTGCTGGTAGTCCTGTAGGAACATGGGATCTCTAAATGGCAAAGAACCTTGTCCCGGATAGAAATGGCTCCATGCGTTATTGTTATATTCAGTAAACCTCTGAGAACACACATCAGTGaacactgtatatactgtatatatcagcTAGTTCTTCTCAGTTGCTTAAAAATATGTGCTATTTCCAGGAAATCAATAATTTGGAGATCAATGTTTTTGgttaaggtgttttttttttactgtacctTTAGCAAGTTTTCTACGGAATATGAAGCCCAGGAACAGGAGTAGAGCAATAATTGAAAACAAGATGACGAGGCCGATAATCAGTCCTGTAGATGAACTTTTGTCTGCACAGAAATACAAAAGTCAAACTTACAGAAACCTCTTAGTACACAACATTACATCACTATAACAACATTCACATACTGTTGTACCGTAACCCTAGACATTTCAGTCTAGATTtataatatacaatacatacatacaatacatttattcCATTATTATTGATAAGGTACACATCATCTGTGtgtttaattttctattttcattaatgttatcactgtaaaaaaaagaaatctttgaAAGATCAAAATCTCAGCTTTGCATTCAATGTTACTGTCAATGCAGCAGTGCAGGTATGGGTTTcttattagttgattaattgattagttgatcaacagaaaattaaacagcGACTAATCGAattattgttttagtcatttttaagaaaaaatgcccaaaatttgctgattgcagcttctcaaatgtgaggatatgaagcttttctgtgtcatacatgcttgtaaactgaatatctttggattttaaactgttgttaagacaaaacaagtgatttgaagatgtcaccttggactcttAGAAATCATAACAGGTGTTTTacactattttcttttttaaattttatagacaaagcgattaatcaagaaaatactcATCAGATGAATTAATAATGGAAACATTAGTTGGAGCCATAATCCAATGTAAATTACTGTAGTTTTCTGAAGGTATATTTgcttgaaatgacaaaatctacagtgaaATCTTACCAGGGTAGCAATCCTTTGCAATGAATGTAGCTCTTTCATTACTCAGAGGGTTGCTCACACTACAACTGTATTCTTCATCATCATATCCATCCCCCAGAGATATTGTTATGTTTGGGCCAGGCTGCACTGGCTGGCCAGGCCGTGAGCTCCACTCTAACTTCATTAACGACTGAGGGTGACTGGGCTCTGCAGAGCACATTAGTGTTGCCTGGATTCCAAGTTTGTCTGAGCCGCTGCCGTCGATCATCTCACAGGATATGGTGGGCTTGGCAACTTTGTCTATATACGAAAacataaatggaaataaattgTTTATACAACATCATACATTACATTCCTGCATAAACACTTAAAGCATGGTAAAGTATATAAAAGGCAAAAAGTGCTTAGCAAGAATTAGCATTGCAAGACAAGataaaattttaataaaactacTAAAAATTTGATTTAGTATTCCATAGAAGATgtatgaaaagaataaaataaaacagaattcagtaagagaaataaaataacaatggcagggatatcatcatcattattatcattattaattcCTATCCATAAATCTTCATTATTACAAAATGACACTTGTTGTCTTCTGATCCACTGCCTCTACATTTAAGGCATAATTAGGTTTAGCAAAGTATAACTACTTGGTTTAAAGGTCAGGGGAACATACAGGCCAtgacaaattaatttttaaCAGTGCGGTTAGGGTTAGACCATCACACTTGGTCGATGTGAGGGAAAGAAcggttaaaagaaacaaacactgactACTAGTGCAAGACACAGGACACGTCAAAGTCAGTTGCTTTGTTCATCCATCCATATCAACTCATTTTCTACTGCAATATAAGAAAGTCACACTAATTCCTACTTTGGCACTGATCATACAACTGACCAATATTTTCTGGAGGGCTGCTAAAACCAGCATGCCAACTATAAAATCCATTTTATAGGTGACTTAATAAGTGATAATACTGGTTTGATAACTTAATATCCTCACTacacacatggaaatgcattaTCAAAAACAGTAAACTTTTAACTGTGTTGAAATTATCAATTTGAAACACACACCCTTTCAAAGCTTAAAAAAGCTATTGAGGTTTACATTCAACTcttgaaagtaaaaacaaatccTAAACAAGTGATCTAAACTGAGTTGACAGTAAAACACATGTATTTGCCACCTCTTAGGTCCACATTATTTAGTGTAAGCAGCATAACAGCCTTGACTCTGAGTGAAAAGGTTTCTATCAGCCTTGCACATCTGGCCAGTGCAGTTTCCCCCCATTCTTTGTTGCTTGAGCTCAAAATTTATTACAAACTCTGAACTGGATTGCTAGAGAATAAATCTTCTGACAAGTCACGATTACCTTGCCAGTTGCAACAGGTTTTCCTCAAGATTTCTTAGTATTTTGctgcatttattttcactctACCTACCGCCACCATGCTTCTGATGTGTGGTGTTTGACAACATAAAACATGGTTTCCGTCTCATCAGAACATAGAGCCATTAACCACTTTGTTTCATAGTCTCCCACATCTTCTGAGAAACACTAACCCACAGACCatgtgaaggtttttttttaacagctttcTCATTGTCACTCTACCATAATGTTGCAACTGGAAAAATGCCCGAGCAACAGTTTGTTTTATGCACAATGTCTTACATTGCAGAACTGAAACTCTTACaataaaaagtctgttttctgtttagtGTCAATGCAAAgttgtaaaacataaaacatgaaaggaTTCAATACTTCATATTGGCAGTGGCAGTGACAGTTGTGAGTCTACTACTGAACCGgatattgttttgtgttgtgttggttttttattaacttaaaCAACAATTCCTTGAAAGCTATGAAGTTTTACTGAGTTACTATGGCAACACATCAACTTAAAGGGAATGCAGGTATCAACGTTCATAACACTGACTGACTTACTGTATATCTACTTTAATATGTAAAGGGTTGAAAAAGTTCAAAAGTAAAAAACTTACCCATGACCTCTAATTTGTGATTTGAACGATGAACAATTCTACCCTTGGTTATTTCCAACTCATAGTCTCCACTGTCTTCATATGTGAGATGTGTGATAGTGAGCTCTGCAGTACTCCAGTCAAGAGTCACCCTGTTTTCATAATTGCCGAACACCATCTGCTCCATGCCATCATACTCTACCGCTTTGTGGCCTTTATGTTTCCACAGAATATCATCAGGATGTTCAGGGATGGCTGGTTTCA
This genomic interval carries:
- the cd58 gene encoding lymphocyte function-associated antigen 3; this translates as MAHRHVLAYFFCAFALVIGQSPQYALKGREVKLKPAIPEHPDDILWKHKGHKAVEYDGMEQMVFGNYENRVTLDWSTAELTITHLTYEDSGDYELEITKGRIVHRSNHKLEVMDKVAKPTISCEMIDGSGSDKLGIQATLMCSAEPSHPQSLMKLEWSSRPGQPVQPGPNITISLGDGYDDEEYSCSVSNPLSNERATFIAKDCYPDKSSSTGLIIGLVILFSIIALLLFLGFIFRRKLAKACCEKGKRGDLEQSPGERRMEGSDNKASEIEENQPFLDRAPTLPSKQLLRSLVQTEPNDSASEHKEAKYSDPDTEKAQEVSDWLTKKGSVMEIRKRFEADNGGQIFPSKFPADTQKGKNADKPLFSPGPEPPSHLDVNTEPVHHASKDKEADADVVREPTENEPPQCDLSNSEEANKPDYSEDMQCDVQSPTSPKQTEPEKEADEDEEEKSVPASGVPPPSPQPRPSLIQSSPHMSPEDITVNLKEDSNSDQVTGETAEKNHMESNSADDSSEEEQSSTISDQKGSETTAHEQDSHLAQGETDKREDNQQETDKPVSEDEKESDGVGDQESIDKAQNQSVATSQQPQTATLTTPDNSNTNTCQESLDTAQAEPEQENKTTHDSDESERQPDSSTAEKYKSYVMKVKERFEANNGGQTTPKRPPADTRKEPEKEADEDEEEKSVPASGVPPSSPQPHPPLTQSSPHMSPEDITVNLKEDSNSDQVTGETAEKNHMESNSAEESDGVGDQESIDKAQNQSVATSQQPQSATLTTPDNTRQQ